In a single window of the Pseudomonas entomophila genome:
- a CDS encoding RNA ligase RtcB family protein: MGTCIRNLSDGAVLVAADDTWIEGKAIQQLETTARLGGMHRVAGMPDLHPGRGYPVGAAFFSVGRLYPALVGNDIGCGMALWRTDIPTAKLHLDKLEKRLGNLDLPLDETWQEAVASFGLPATGHERSLGTIGGGNHFAELQQLDENYDDAALAALGIERKHLLLLVHSGSRGLGEAILREQVDLFGHHGLEAGSEASTHYLGRHDGALRFAEANRQLIARRMLDRLRADGDVLLDINHNLVSPAQVDGLDGWLHRKGATPSDQGAVVIPGSRGDYSYLVQPIADERSLLSLAHGAGRKWMRSECKDRLASRYSVEQLSRTALGSRVICADRALIYEEAPEAYKAIDTVVGALREAGLVRVLARLKPVLTYKTRGGCC; this comes from the coding sequence ATGGGCACTTGCATTCGCAATTTGTCCGACGGCGCCGTATTGGTCGCTGCGGACGACACCTGGATCGAAGGAAAAGCGATCCAACAACTCGAAACCACCGCTCGCCTGGGGGGCATGCATCGGGTGGCCGGCATGCCGGACCTGCATCCGGGACGTGGCTATCCGGTCGGCGCGGCATTCTTTTCCGTGGGGCGTTTGTACCCGGCGCTGGTCGGCAATGACATCGGCTGTGGCATGGCGCTGTGGCGCACGGACATCCCGACCGCCAAGCTGCATCTGGACAAGCTGGAGAAACGCCTTGGCAACCTCGACCTGCCGCTCGACGAGACGTGGCAGGAGGCCGTCGCCAGCTTCGGTTTGCCTGCCACGGGGCACGAGCGTTCTCTAGGCACCATTGGTGGTGGTAACCACTTCGCCGAGCTGCAGCAACTCGATGAAAACTACGACGATGCGGCCTTGGCAGCCTTGGGCATCGAGCGTAAACACTTGCTGTTGCTGGTACACAGCGGCTCGCGTGGTTTGGGCGAGGCGATCTTGCGTGAGCAGGTCGACCTGTTCGGTCATCACGGACTGGAGGCGGGCAGCGAGGCCAGCACTCATTACCTGGGCCGGCACGACGGCGCGCTGCGTTTTGCCGAAGCCAACCGTCAGTTGATTGCCCGGCGCATGCTCGACCGCTTGCGTGCCGATGGCGATGTACTGCTCGACATCAACCACAACCTGGTGTCGCCAGCGCAGGTCGACGGGCTCGATGGGTGGCTGCATCGCAAAGGTGCCACACCGTCGGATCAGGGGGCGGTGGTGATCCCTGGTTCGCGCGGCGACTACAGCTACTTGGTACAGCCGATCGCCGACGAGCGCAGCCTGTTGTCCCTGGCCCATGGCGCCGGACGCAAATGGATGCGCAGCGAGTGCAAGGACCGCCTCGCCTCGCGCTACAGCGTCGAGCAACTGAGTCGTACGGCACTAGGCAGCCGTGTGATCTGCGCCGACCGGGCGCTGATCTACGAGGAAGCGCCGGAGGCCTACAAGGCTATCGACACGGTGGTGGGTGCCTTGCGTGAAGCGGGGTTGGTTCGCGTGCTGGCACGACTGAAACCGGTGCTCACCTACAAGACGCGCGGAGGGTGCTGCTGA
- a CDS encoding Lrp/AsnC family transcriptional regulator, with product MQDTRPIALDEIDRQLIALLQINARESVATLARQLGIARTTVNSRLARLEKSKVITGYGVRLGQRLIGGGLQAYVGIKVQPRSGKEVVRRLSAMGQVQQLCAVSGEFDYVAWLHSDSPEQLDQLLDQIGSLDGVEKTTTSIILSSKVDRGQPG from the coding sequence ATGCAAGACACCCGCCCCATCGCTCTCGACGAAATCGACCGCCAACTGATCGCCCTGTTGCAGATCAACGCCCGTGAAAGCGTCGCCACCCTCGCCCGCCAACTGGGCATCGCCCGCACCACGGTGAACTCGCGCCTGGCGCGGCTGGAGAAGAGCAAGGTGATCACTGGCTACGGCGTGCGCCTGGGCCAGCGCCTGATTGGTGGGGGCTTGCAGGCCTATGTGGGGATCAAGGTGCAGCCACGCTCAGGCAAGGAAGTGGTGCGGCGACTATCGGCCATGGGGCAGGTGCAACAATTGTGCGCGGTGAGCGGCGAGTTCGACTATGTCGCCTGGCTGCACAGCGATTCGCCCGAGCAACTGGACCAGTTGCTCGACCAGATCGGCAGCCTCGACGGGGTGGAGAAGACCACCACGTCGATCATCCTCAGCAGCAAGGTGGACCGGGGGCAGCCGGGCTGA
- a CDS encoding glycosyltransferase family 25 protein produces the protein MIRFDVDAVYCISLDARSDRRELFRHSIAAVLGNPVLFHIVQKHSDPKRGCYESHQALAQLALDQGLERILIFEDDVKHYPLKASRIRWVNRFMRTHRFEALHLGYSMGRTWLTWFPFIARGKVVALHAYVLSREGCKILAQTPYDGTPVDVMFKRRIRQHCVFPMMFRQHAATVTGSDLELVVRNEDEWWERNWRKHWRSPLKNLWRTALRLNF, from the coding sequence ATGATTCGTTTTGATGTAGATGCCGTTTACTGCATTTCGCTGGATGCACGGAGTGACCGGCGTGAATTGTTCAGGCACAGCATCGCCGCTGTGCTCGGCAATCCGGTCCTTTTCCACATCGTACAAAAGCACAGCGACCCGAAGCGTGGCTGCTATGAGTCCCACCAGGCGCTCGCGCAGTTGGCGCTTGATCAAGGCCTCGAGCGAATCCTGATCTTTGAGGATGACGTGAAGCATTATCCGTTGAAGGCCTCGCGTATCCGCTGGGTCAATCGCTTCATGCGCACTCACCGATTCGAAGCCCTGCACTTGGGCTACAGCATGGGGCGTACCTGGCTGACTTGGTTCCCTTTTATTGCCCGGGGTAAGGTCGTGGCACTCCACGCTTATGTGCTTTCACGGGAGGGTTGCAAGATCCTGGCGCAGACGCCTTACGATGGCACGCCGGTGGATGTGATGTTCAAGCGTCGGATTCGGCAACATTGTGTGTTTCCCATGATGTTCCGCCAGCACGCGGCCACTGTCACCGGCAGCGACCTGGAACTGGTTGTGCGTAATGAGGATGAGTGGTGGGAGCGAAACTGGCGCAAACACTGGCGCTCGCCGCTCAAGAACCTGTGGCGTACCGCGCTGCGGCTGAACTTCTGA
- the prfH gene encoding peptide chain release factor H: MILLQLSAAQGPEECALAVAKALLRLQAEADAQAVAVRILEEEPGPRRGTLRSVLLALDGEQAERLADHWTGSLQWTCSSPYRPGHVRKNWFFGGARFAPPAPELASEIHFETLRSSGPGGQHVNTTDSAVRATHLASGVSVKVQSERSQHANKRLALLLIGQRLAQQAEQVDSELRAERWLFHHRIERGNPRRVFRGERFEPADG, encoded by the coding sequence ATGATCCTACTGCAACTCTCGGCGGCTCAGGGGCCGGAAGAATGTGCCCTGGCAGTGGCCAAGGCATTGCTCAGGCTGCAGGCCGAAGCGGATGCCCAGGCCGTGGCGGTACGGATACTCGAAGAAGAGCCGGGGCCGCGGCGCGGTACCTTGCGCTCGGTGTTGCTGGCACTGGATGGCGAGCAGGCCGAGCGCCTGGCTGATCACTGGACGGGCTCGCTGCAATGGACGTGCAGCAGCCCGTACCGGCCGGGGCATGTGCGCAAGAACTGGTTCTTTGGGGGCGCACGGTTTGCGCCACCGGCACCGGAATTGGCGAGCGAGATCCACTTCGAGACCTTGCGTTCGTCCGGGCCGGGTGGTCAGCATGTCAACACCACCGACTCGGCAGTGCGCGCCACGCACCTAGCCAGCGGCGTCAGCGTCAAGGTACAGAGCGAGCGCAGCCAGCACGCCAACAAGCGCTTGGCGCTGCTGCTCATCGGCCAACGCCTGGCGCAACAGGCAGAGCAGGTCGACAGCGAACTGCGCGCGGAGCGGTGGTTGTTCCATCACCGCATCGAGCGTGGCAATCCACGTCGGGTGTTTCGTGGCGAGCGCTTTGAGCCGGCTGACGGGTAG
- a CDS encoding DUF3077 domain-containing protein yields MKKIVPDPPLKLNPTTEQSFCTCQSSHPPIFTVRPGVDAADALVHASMLARAIQEIADNYALHHAPEANRALIWSILHSAETLRALLEGLLDAMEA; encoded by the coding sequence ATGAAAAAGATCGTCCCAGACCCACCCCTGAAGCTGAACCCCACCACCGAGCAGTCCTTCTGCACCTGCCAGTCCAGCCACCCGCCGATCTTCACCGTGCGCCCCGGTGTCGACGCCGCCGATGCCTTGGTTCACGCCAGCATGCTGGCCCGCGCCATCCAGGAGATCGCCGACAACTACGCCCTGCATCACGCCCCCGAAGCGAACCGGGCGCTGATCTGGTCGATCCTGCATTCGGCGGAAACGCTCAGGGCATTGCTGGAGGGATTGCTCGACGCCATGGAGGCCTGA